The Melospiza melodia melodia isolate bMelMel2 chromosome 7 unlocalized genomic scaffold, bMelMel2.pri SUPER_7_unloc_3, whole genome shotgun sequence genome has a segment encoding these proteins:
- the LOC134432928 gene encoding uncharacterized protein LOC134432928, whose protein sequence is METKELSPAMLQAQVTVVATLGELLDTLPTRDEEETLHESSKRLHRGLEEFTQELWVTLQRTENTWRRHIVTDDDDGGVTSLSQALAAYKSTPQSTQDRVAMAASEWQRLVAALKNSWAKLVRKATELRDTCRVAVTEAAATQAREMQDQAARDGTALERMGELAQALGGEEGAEVEARPESPVRREARVAAIQATRATTERERLEAALGLLERLVAACDEATAFLRELQRLLRDTETTLEGTKKKSPDVLEDSEATRDEAVTFRSSPWHVFRHPKATLKGRKKKFPDVPEDLVAKVDEAERLWEANTRLAKDHLLWALHDITKFYFHGGSAGTNALEVAERCQRAIEDISRLLRTPEHPQSVPKVSPVSTEPQEMSPAMLQSQVTVVAILGELLETLPTQEEEEMLLKSSKRLQRGLKEFTKELRVALRRIDDTWRRHIVTLDDDDGGVTSLSRALAAYESTPGISRDDVARAASEWQRSVNFLVDRWAELVRKATKLRDTLIKVAAKALIAELREQQDEAPRYKTYLGHRVELGQARGGEEGTEVVARTESPVRRKARVAASEETTATMVRQRVEVAVGPLQCLVAACDEAAAFPRELQRLLGDTKIALKGRKKKFPNVPEDLVAKVAEAERLWETNARLAKDHLVGIIDDFLDYYSRGGRARPSAREVAKRCQRVIEDIPNLLQDDDVTAMTS, encoded by the exons ATGGAGACCAAAGAG ctgtccccggccatgctgcaggcacaggtcaccgtggtggccaccctgggcgaGCTGCTGGACACCCTGCCCACACGGGACGAGGAGGAGACACTGCATGAGTCCTCAAAGCGCCTGCACAGGGGCCTGGAGGAATTCACCCAGGAGCTCTGGGTCACCCTGCAGCGCACTGAGAACACCTGGAGGCGCCACATTGTCACCGATGATGATGATGgcggtgtcacctccctgagccaggccCTGGCTGCGTATAAGAGCACCCCACAGAGCACCCAGGACCGTGTGGCAATGGCGGCCAGCGAGTGGCAGCGGTTGGTGGCTGCGCTCAAgaacagctgggccaagctggtCAGGAAGGCCACCGAGCTCCGTGACACCTGCAGGGTGGCGGTCACTGAGGCGGCCGCCACCCAGGCCAGGGAGATGCAGGACCAGGCTGCCCGTGATGGGACAGCTCTGGAACGCATGGGGGAGCTGGCTCAGGCCCTGGGTGGGGAGGAGGGGGCCGAGGTGGAAGCCAGGCCTGAATCCCCGGTGAGAAGagaggccagggtggctgccatccaggcaacaagggccaccacGGAGAGAGAGCGTCtggaggcggccctggggctgctggagcgcttggtggccgcgtgtgacgaaGCGACCGCGTTCCTCCGGGAGCTGCAGCGCCTGCTCAGGGACACCGAGACCACCCTGGAGGGGACAAAGAAGAAATCCCCTGATGTCCTGGAGGACTCAGAGGCCACGCGTGACGAAGCCGTCACCTTCCGCTCGAGTCCGTGGCACGTGTTCAGGCATCCCAAGGCCACCCTGAAGGGGAGAAAGAAGAAATTCCCCGATGTCCCcgaggacttggtggccaaggtggacGAGGCCGAGCGGTTGTGGGAGGCCAACAcccgcctggccaaggatcacctgctgtGGGCACTTCACGACATCACCAAGTTCTATTTTCATGGTGGTTCTGCCGGCACCAATGCCCTTGAGGTGGCCgagcggtgccaaagagccatcgaggacatcTCAAGGCTCCTTCGAACTCCAGAGCATCCCCAGagcgtccccaaggtgtccccagtgagcaCGGAGCCCCAAGAG ATGTCCCCGGCCATGCTGCAGTcacaggtcaccgtggtggccatcctgggtgagctgctggAGACCCTGCCCacgcaggaagaggaggagatgcTGCTCAAGTCCTCAAAGCGCCTGCAAAGGGGCCTGAAGGAATTCACCAAGGAGCTGCGGGTCGCCCTGCGCCGCATTGACGACACCTGGAGGCGCCACATTGTCAcccttgatgatgatgatggcggtgtcacctccctgagccGGGCTCTGGCTGCCTACGAGAGCACCCCAGGGATCAGCAGAGATGACGTGGCAAGGGCGGCCAGCGAGTGGCAGCGGTCGGTGAATTTTCTTGTGGACAGATGGGCGGAGCTGGTCAGGAAGGCCACCAAGCTCCGTGACACCTTGATCAAGGTGGCCGCTAAGGCACTCATCGCCgagctcagggagcagcaggacgAGGCTCCCCGTTATAAGACATATCTAGGACACAgggtggagctgggtcaggcccgGGGTGGGGAGGAGGGGACTGAGGTGGTGGCCAGGACTGAATCCCCAGTGAGGAGAAaggccagggtggctgccagcgaggAAACAAcggccaccatggtgagacagcgggtggaggTGGCCGTGGGGCCATTGCAGtgcttggtggccgcgtgtgacgaagccgccgcgttcccccgggagctgcagcgcctGCTCGGGGACACCAAGATTGCCCTGAAGGGGAGAAAGAAGAAgttccccaatgtccctgaggacttggtggccaaggtggccgaGGCCGAGCGGCTGTGGGAGACCAACGcccgcctggccaaggatcacctggtGGGGATAATTGACGACTTCCTCGACTACTATAgcaggggtggccgtgccaggccCAGTGCCCGTGAGGTGGCCAAGCGGTGCCAAAGAGTCATTGAGGACATCCCAAATCTGTTGCAGGATGATGATGTCACTGCCATGACGTCATAA
- the LOC134432929 gene encoding uncharacterized protein LOC134432929, which translates to MHRGLKEFTAVLRVALNRCIDDTWRRHPVTSLSKALAAYESTPGISLGDVARAASLWQLSADLLLDRWAQLAREATKLCHAWSKVATEAITTQARELQEKAARDGTAQEHMVELGQALGGEEGAEVAARTESPVREEAMVAASEATRATKQRQWVWAALGLLQRLVAACDEATAFARELQRLLGDTKIALEATKEKSPDVPEDSEAACDEAATFRWSLWHVFRRLKATQKETKKKLPDALVAKVDEAEQLWEANVRLAKDHLLGTVDDITKFYFTDFPVSPGPCGVAERCQRAMEDIPRLLRPPERPQGVPKVSPVSTEPQELSRALLQPQVTVVATLGELLATLPTWKEMLLLESPKRLHRGLKEFTKELWLTLHCMDDARRRHIVTDDDDDGLLTFLSRALAALRSTPQSTQGRVAMVASEWQQAVSVLVDRWAQLAGKATELHDTCRVATEAMTARARELQAKAAPCGKAEEHRVELGQGLGGDEGAKVVARCESQCLVAACDRAAVLPRELQRLLGDIKADLEGTKKKFPNITKDLVAMAERLWEANAQLARNHLLGAVDDFLDYYSKGGRARPRADEEEEEMLLKSSKRLHRGLKEFTKELRVALRCIDDSWRHHIVTDDDDNPVPSLSRDLAALRRTLWTTPDCVAMAASEWQRSVAVLVDRWSQVAGKATELRDTCRMVVTEALIANIRELQDEAARDGTAQEHRVEPDQALGREEGAKMAAGPESPVREEAMVAASEATTATMVARTAPELRNTCRRVVAEALIAEFRERQAKAAFDGKAEERRVELGQALGREEGAKMAAGPESPVRREAMVVVSVETTATMRPSGALPRLKQRKLPVSGVRLRRHLG; encoded by the exons ATGCACAGGGGCCTGAAGGAATTCACCGCGGTGCTCCGGGTCGCCCTTAATCGCTGCATTGATGACACCTGGAGGCGCCaccctgtcacctccctgagcAAGGCCCTGGCTGCCTACGAGAGCACCCCAGGGATCAGCCTAGGTGACGTCGCAAGGGCGGCCAGTTTGTGGCAGTTGTCGGCGGATTTGCTTCTGGACAGGTGGGCTCAGCTGGCCAGGGAGGCCACCAAGCTCTGTCACGCCTGGAGCAAGGTGGCCACTGAGGCAATCACCACccaggccagggagctgcaggagaaggctgcccgtgatgggacagctcaggaacACATGGTagagctgggtcaggccctgggtgGGGAGGAGGGGGCCGAGGTGGCGGCCAGGACTGAATCCCCAGTGAGGGAAGAGGCCAtggtggctgccagcgaggcaacaagggccaccaaGCAGAGACAGTGGGtgtgggcagccctggggctgctgcagcgcttggtggccgcgtgtgacgaagccaccgcgttcgcccgggagctgcagcgcctGCTCGGGGACACCAAGATTGCCCTGGAGGCTACAAAGGAGAAATCCCCTGATGTCCCGGAGGACTCGGAGGCCGCGTGTGACGAAGCCGCCACCTTCCGCTGGAGTCTGTGGCACGTGTTCAGGCGTCTCAAGGCCACCCAGAAGGAGACAAAGAAGAAACTCCCCGATgccttggtggccaaggtggacGAGGccgagcagctgtgggaggccaacgtccgcctggccaaggatcacctgctggggACAGTTGACGACATCACCAAGTTCTATTTCACTGATTTTCCCGTCAGCCCCGGCCCGTGTGGAGTGGCCgagcggtgccaaagagccatggaggacatcccaaggctccttcgacCCCCAGAGcgtcctcaaggtgtccccaaggtgtccccagtgagcacggagccccaagag ctgtcccgggccctgctgcagccacaggtcaccgtggtggccaccctgggcgagctgctggccaccctgcccacATGGAAGGAGATGCTGCTGCTCGAGTCCCCAAAGCGCCTGCACAGGGGCCTGAAGGAATTCACCAAGGAGCTCTGGCTCACCCTGCACTGCATGGATGACGCCCGGAGGCGCCACATTGTCaccgatgatgatgatgatggcctTCTCACCTTCCTGAGCCGGGCCCTGGCTGCCCTCAGGAGCACCCCACAGAGCACCCAGGGCCGTGTGGCAATGGTGGCCAGCGAGTGGCAGCAGGCGGTGTCTGTGCTTGTGGACAGGTGGGCCCAGCTGGCCGGGAAGGCCACCGAGCTCCACGACACCTGCAGGGTGGCCACTGAGGCAATGACCGcccgggccagggagctgcaggccaAGGCTGCTCCTTGTGGGAAGGCTGAGGAACACAgggtggagctgggtcagggcCTGGGCGGGGATGAGGGGGCCAAGGTGGTGGCCAGGTGTGAAtcccag tgtTTGGTGGCCGCGTGTGACAGAGCCGCCGTGTTACCCCGAGAGCTGCAGCGCCTGCTCGGGGACATCAAGGCTGACCTGGAGGGGACAAAGAAGAAGTTCCCCAATATCACCAAGGATTTGGTGGCCATGGCCgagcggctgtgggaggccaacgccCAACTGGCCAGGAATCACCTGCTGGGGGCAGTTGACGACTTCCTGGACTACTATAGCAAGGGTGGCCGTGCCAGGCCCCGTGCCGATGAG gaggaggaggagatgctgcTCAAGTCCTCAAAGCGCCTGCACAGGGGCCTGAAGGAATTCACCAAGGAGTTGCGGGTCGCCCTGCGCTGCATTGATGACAGCTGGAGGCACCACATTGTCACCGATGATGATGAtaaccctgtcccctccctgagcCGGGACCTGGCTGCCCTCAGGAGAACCCTATGGACAACCCCGGACTGTGTGGCAATGGCCGCCAGCGAGTGGCAGCGGTCGGTGGCTGTGCTTGTGGACAGGTGGAGCCAGGTGGCCGGGAAGGCCACCGAGCTCCGTGACACCTGCAGGATGGTGGTCACTGAGGCACTCATCGCCAACatcagggagctgcaggacgaggctgcccgtgatgggacagctcaggaacACAGGGTGGAGCCGGatcaggccctgggcagggaggagggggccaAGATGGCGGCCGGGCCTGAATCTCCGGTGAGGGAAGAGGCCATGGTGGCTGCCAGTGAGGCAACAACGGCCACCATG GTGGCCAGGACAGCCCCCGAGCTCCGCAACACGTGCAGGAGGGTGGTCGCTGAGGCACTCATCGCCGAGTTCAGGGAGCGGCAGGCCAAGGCTGCCTTTGATGGGAAGGCTGAGGAACGCAgggtggagctgggtcaggccctgggcagggaggagggggccaAGATGGCGGCCGGGCCTGAAtccccagtgaggagagaggccaTGGTGGTTGTAAGCGTGGAAACAACGGCCACCATG CGTCCCTCAGGAGCGCTCCCCAGGCTCAAGCAGCGCAAACTGCCCGTCTCTGGGGTGAGGCTGCGCCGCCATCTTGGGTGA